Below is a window of Ahaetulla prasina isolate Xishuangbanna chromosome 1, ASM2864084v1, whole genome shotgun sequence DNA.
CAAAGATTTATGTTAAATAACTACAAACATTGTAGTTATTTAATATAAATCCTAAAATTTGGTTATCACAGTTTTTTGTCTAGTCctcctttaatttcttttttgatTGCCAACTTACTGTAGCAGAAAGAGTAGTAAAACCTGGGGGTGGAGTTCAAAGAGGGTTCAGCCTAGAATCTCTACTAGCCACAAGTGAACTAAGTCCAACCCcctttgaattctgttgaccttaTCTAACTCCTAGCAAGTCCTAACCCTTAGCTGAAaatattcctgtgcataggcaggAGCATCAATAAATCAGTTTCATTGGACCGTCACGTGTGGATCTGATCTTTTGTCCCTGATACTTACACAGCATTTTACTGTTGTAATAGGTTGCAAATGCAATGAAGAATTCATTACCTTTTGATGCTCCTGATACATCACAAGGAGGACAGAAGGTTTTGAAAGTAGAGGTTACTCCAACAGTGCCAAGAATTTCTCGGACAGCTATTACAACAGCTTCAATCCGCCGACATCGCTGGAGAAGAGAAGGTAAGTCTTTATAATGCAAAGTGAAAATTGTAATATGGTATCATTCCCCTCCACTGGAAAATGCTAGCTTCTAAGCCTGAGTTTGATCATTCGTTTCAGGTATATAGACATACAGAAAGTAATCATCTATGTATATGTACAAATGTGTACTCATGACTGCATACTATAATGAAATAAGAATTCTTCCTATTTTATATTTTGGGAAGTCTAGAAAAATGTAAGTGATTTAAGTGGTATATCATGGTATGGAAATTGAATGGCACTTTAAAAATTTGTAATTACTTTCTACTTTCAGTGGGTTGgatctttctgctttttaaaaaatagttggaAGGAAATTATTTTGATGGTGTGACTATCTTTAATTGTGGGCAAATCCAGCTAAATAGTATCTCGAAAAAAAttagactttttttctttttcaaactatTTCATAATTTATAATCTATATCTGACTTTTGGGAATGTGtgttgctcttttttttaaaaaaatggtataggggtgtgtgtgtatgtataaaattCCAAAATACCAACAAAAGCTAGACAGTATTGAAAATGTTATCTTTGTTTTTTCATTGATAAAATGGTAACTGATACTTTAATATTGATTCGAGCTAATATTTTCAGGACCTGTGCTTTGCAAACCTAATGATAAATCTCAAGTATTTTGTGTGGGGATAATTTAAGAATCTTTTAGTTTTTATAGGGAACAACTTCAAATCTTTTTGCcagcaaaaagaaaagcaaatgttaAATTGGAAATATACCAATTTCTGTTATGGGTGGGTAtggtttgattattttttttaccaattATATTGGTAAATATATAGTAGACTGCAAAAACATAAAATTTGAACTTTTATTAaactttaaatttgttttaaatatttgttaaatatttATGTACAATACTTGTTGAttctctgttttttgttttcattctgaATTCTTCATAATAAATACAGTTAATCctattttttacaaattcttcatCATGTACAGCCTCACTGCAGAAGAGTTGCATTTATGTCTTCTTGCACATGGCACATCATATCCACTTATTTTTATGATGCTGTTCAACTTTCTTTAAGAAAAATGCaggttttctattttttcttgttttctggtttttctggttTTCTGTATTCCGTGTACACCTTCATTTCCCTGCCTGGGTTGTAATGATTAGGGAAAGAGTAGAAAGACACTAAAATATTATATGTTGAATCCCAGATGGCTTTGACTTCTCAAATGATGCTGACATGAGCATTCCCGGATCTCCGATCCTGCACGGCTCCACAGACCTAGGGATCAAACGCAAGGAAGAGGGGAACGTACTGATGCTCAGGACCCCTGAGCATGGCTCACCGGAGCCCAACTTGACATCAGCCACAAAAGAGGGTAGGACAGAGATAAGGTGGCATAAGTCAGTAAAGCCATTGCTTGGGGAGGATGCTGGCTCTTTCTTCCCAAGCAGAATTCCCTTTTGCTTTAGAGTATGTTCCATTGATCACAGGTatactttcttctctttccttctttctgcacATATCCCTTTAGGCCTAGCTTTAGGCCTGGAGCTATTTATTCTAACAGTTTGGACTTTGACTATCTGTATAATATCTAGCTTAGCATGGTTAAAATAACCTGATAACTTTGGGATCACTTTGTAATTGTAGTGGATGATCTTGGGGGAACAGGGGAAGGTTCTGCTTAGAGAACAGTCagacaagagagagaggagaccGCAGTCGCTTAATggtcagagaggaaaaaaaacttagGAGAGACAGGTATTTTGTaccttcagatttgcaagattgatgtcagcccttctgggtaaaccagacaggaaacctgACTAGATGAGCAAAATCTACTTTATTTTAAGACTACTTTAatagaaccttgcaagtctgaatgtacaGACTTACGCTGCTACTTTTAACCCTCTGATCAATTAGGGCAGGTCTTTCTACATTTCTTCCTCTTAAATTAAGATAAACGCCTCTTGTTTGATAGTTTCATTGGCAATTTCTTTCTCTTATCCTCCAAGGTCATCCATTCATTCTATTGCATCCTGGAACACCCTGCTAGTGAGCATGTTAAGTCTGctaaatgtatacatatatacatttgtatatgtatatatacaataaAAATGTGTCAAGTAAAAATATTGATGCTGTTTTCACCACCTGGAATGCTTTACAgcatataaaataatactttaacTGTAATTTAGTattagaaggggagggggaagcatttttcttactatttttttatACCAAACTTCCGGTTCAGTGAATGGTTTAATCACCTGTTCAGTGGATTGAAGTGGAATTAAATTGCCATTGTGCTATTTATAGGATTGTGTCTCAAAGTAGGTAATATAAACTTGAAGGGAGAGAAAAATCTTATAGCCCTGTATAGTGGTATTCTTCATGTTAACTGTACTCTTTACTGAGAGATTCTCATTTTACTTGGTGCACGTCCTTAACCTACTGTCCCCTTGGTGATGGTGCAGAAGTATTCAGATAGCAATGCATTCTAAGTTATAGTTATAAATTTATACTTTGCTAATCTGCATATCTCCCTAATTTATTTCTACAGTGCTTCTTTTGTGTCTTTAGTGTAGTCTTTTTGGCATTGCTGATATTTTAAGACTTTAATAACATTTGCAAATTATGTGCTGTACGTGCTTCACAGTTGCTCCAAGGAAAgctatgtaggagatgaccaagctgagcccgagggaggggtcaagcaCGTCATCATCAATCTCAAGTCCCTTCACGCCCaccagagatctaagtccagcccaccttgaattccattgactcttatctactgccaattttcctttgactgttagtagttcagagtcTTGTAGAAAGCATGCATTAAACCTTTATTCATTTGAACTGTTTTGGCTCCTGATTTCTCGCGCCTGACAAGCTAaacaacaaagcaaagcaaacccTTTAGAGTTAGCATTAGAATTAGGATTCCTTATTTATTGCATCTGAATCCATCGTGCAATCAGAGACTTCACGATGTCTGAAGAGGAGAGGCATTATTGGAAAACTATGAAAGCATGAAATTCAGAATTTACTCCTAGAACTGAATGGATCTGAGCATGGCCAGTAAATGAGCCCTAACCACAACTTTTCTCCCACTGGTTTTATTTTGTTGTACTAACTACATGTTGCATGCGCATGACCAGAAGAAGGTACAAAAATTCTCACACAAATTCttaaatcttcttttcaaaaagagTTGTTTTGATGCCAACAGTGCTTCTTTCTTTAATATGTTAGATATATTTAGATTAGGTGTTGTTGCCTAAATGTTCTTTAGATAAATAAAGTGAGCATAACTTAcacaaaaaagtattttaaaaatcatattttttgtgAACGAATCTTTTTTGGAGTGGGGGTCAGGGATAGGAAAAGATTGGTCTTCTCTTAATCATAAAAAGGAAATCAAGTTGTTAAATTACTCTCTTTTGGTGATTTTACTGATTTTGCATGAAATTGATAAATATTGCTTCTTTTCAAAACTGTGTAAATGACACAACCTTATTTTTCTTATACTGGTCTATGATCATAATAAAATTGTTTTCATTTGAACTTTCTTATTTATCCTTGATTTTAAATATTCcagatatataataaataatcaggttgttttttttttgcaacatgcTTGGATCAGTTTATGTAAATATTCTTTGTAAGTTAATGAAAAATAGAATCATAATGCTGACAGGATTGATGTGCATGTACTCCTCTTACATTGATTATGTAAGAGAAGCTTTGAATATGAATAATAATGTTGGGAGCATTAATGAACCATGTACCTGTTGAGGGCAGAGCtagcattgatttaaaaaaatattttcaaaaaatggTTGAAATATCCTTTTGGTTTTTTCTCTGACAAGCTTTATTACCTACAAGGACTTTGGTTCAGCATATACTTGAACTTTTTGTGAGAAAAATGAGCTTTTTGCCAAATGACAATGTTCCCATTGAAGTCAAGAGTATGTTTATAGTCATTAGTAAATCTGTTATTGCTCAAATTGAACTTCTGAATACTTGATGGCTTGAGAGAACCTACCTTGCATGttgttttcctcctttttcaCTTTCAAGCACTGCTGAGTTGCCTTGGCCTCTGCATGGTGGTGGCATTCGGAAAATTTACACCGAGCCTCTCTGACTCTTTTCTCCGAACGGAAGggataattttattaattatactAAATAGTAATGTTGCAAACATCATTGACAAACAACAATATTTCTTCCACTTTATGTCATTTTATCCTTGCAAACTGATTGTAAGGCTTGAGATGTATCCATGGAAATTGACTCAGAAACACCTCTGGATATTGTGTTCCCTCCATTAAAGTAAGGAGGGGTTAAGAGAGGTGGTGGTGGGAAGGCAGCAGCTACTGCTGCTCAATCAAAAGCACTTTCACTTAGCTTTGCATGGTGGTCAAATAAAAGAGAGTCTAAAAGGCACATTTGCTTTCAGGACattcttttatttcaaatggCTTTTTAACTTTTTGTGTGAAGAATACCCTATGCAAAGTGGCTTGTTTTTTAAACATAATATTGTACAAggctcagggttttttttaaatctaaggaGCCTTCTTATTTTACAGGGTTGTGTTAATGTTTGAAATGTTAAAATGATGAAGTAAAAGAATCAACGTTGCtgaggaaatagaaaaaaatcctttcaggCTGTAAAATGGGCATTCTCTCAGCTGTCAGATTTAATTCTAcatatttatgtttgtttgtttgtttacatttgtttgtttgtcaatatGATTACTTTGCAGAGGAGATTTTTGAAATGGGGGAGAAATGATGTATGTCAGGATAATTGTAAGCGGAGTTTTACTATACAAAACAGAACAGTATTAAGTTAAAACAATAGTGTCCAAATAGTTGATTGGAAGAGAGAATGATTTGAGGGGCTGGTTAAGCATTTGGTtagctaaaaataaataatattttacagaTACAGCATCAGCTATGGAGACTTACGTTTGCTCTGTAAATAATCTGTTCTCTTGTTTATAATACATCCACATTATGCTAATTCCATGATAATGGGTCAGTATTTGAAACTgtccagaaataaaaaaaatgtatatttattaaatttatatgttaccCATCTTGTATCCTGTGCTACTCTGATACTCAAAAACATTCTTACAGAACCTCATAGTGACATACATAGCCACTGTTAAATATacacattaataaaataatattcagatGCTGACATTCAGGAATACTTGCATGCATCAAAATCTCCATTATACAGAACCTCTAAAAATACTGAAGTAGAACTGCCCCTTTGGCATTTAGAATAGGCAGAGGTACAATTTGAGTTagagtggaaaaaaatgaaatcaaacaaACTAAAAGTGGTCAAACAACCCACTATTTTCTATTTAAATGAATTCTGACTTAATTTTATGTACCAGCACAGCCATTCTAGGTGGATTTTTAGCACTGGGAATGGCAGGAAGATTTCCATAAGAATTTACTTCTGGAAGAATGTGCTTTTGGTTATATTCattaaaacaattataaatattcTTCAGAAGTAAAAGTTttctatataatatttaatatgctTATTAATAAGTACAGCTAGGATTATAGTCATATACACATTTATTATAATTTACGTATTAGTAGATATGTAATAAAACATGAATGGTTTATGACTTTTTGAGAAAGGTTATTCTTATGGACACAGTCCTAGGCATATCTTTTAGAAACTTAATCCATTTAAGCATTGTGTTATAAATTCATTCTACAGTGTAAAAagaattacaataaaaacactgtaACTTGAAGTTTAAGTTTCTCCAAAATGTTTGCAACataattttgctttaaaaaacctGTGTGCAATCCTATCCACTTTTAAAATTGAATCATAGTATCATAATTTCTTACTTTGGGGTCTTTGGTATTTTCAGATGCTGAAGGAGTCAGTGGAAGAGAAGAGTCTGTGAACTTCAATGACGCTGATGAAGGGTTTTCCTCTGGGGCATCACTTAGCAGCCAGCCACCTGGGACCAAACCTTCATCCACATCTCAGAGGGGCAGCTTACGGAAAGGAGTTGTTGGGCTTTTGGCCAAGGATAAGGAGATCATCTTGGCTACCAAATCCACAGACAGCCCTCGAGAATCTGCCCGTAAGCAATACTTGCACCAGTCAATTGACCTCAGTACAGATGCAATTGAAATTACTCCCACAAAGAAACATTTGAGTTTGCCTGCTGGGCAGGTGGTACCAAAAGCCAGCAGTGTAAGCTTGATCCGAACTGCAAGTGCTTCTTCCAGTAAATCATTTGACTATGTGAATGGTAGTCAGACGGGTTCCAACGTTGGCATTGGCAGTgatggtgttactaacttagcagctGGCAACTCCAATCGTTTTTCAACCATTAGTCTACAAGAGGACCGGTTAAGTCAAGGTGGAAATGGTAAAGATGTCCATTCACCAGGAGCTCCTCTGACTAAGCAGTCCCGATCCCCAAGTTTCAATATGCAACTAATAtcccaagtttaatttttttttaaaccttcctATATTTTTTCCATTTGTCCAATTCTTTTTTGAGCAACATCTACAATCTTCATCTTATCATTTGAAAATCCTAGCTTTGGTGATCTTGTTCGATTCATTTAGATACTATACTAAATTTTGTACTGAAACAGCAATAAAACCTCATGTTTTCGCCCCCTCTCCCATAAATGTCATTGTGAAACAGTATAAAATATGCTTTATGCCTTTTCCAAGCCTTTGGTTCTCCTTGGGTGATGTGCAATCCATTATAGGCAGATCAGTTCCCATTTCAACACTGTGAGTCTTGAGAAGATTGGAGGAAATGGAGAATATGATCCCTATTAAAACGAAGCTTCGGCTTTCCTGAGAAATAATAAACGGGTTAGTTTTCTCAGTCTAAAGTTCTGCAAAGACTAatgaattgtgattttttttgtctcttgGAACCAAGAGTGCCTCAGAGATTCTAGTAGGACTTTGGACCTCTGAGTTAGTGCAATCAATTCTGTGGGAGAGAAATATTGTCATTGCTTCTGATGATGGTTGAAATGCACTTTGTCATGAACATTAGAGTAGTCTTCCTCTACCATCCATCCACTCTTGCCCTCCCAAGCTTAATGTTCAGCTACCGAGACATGTATATGTGACATGAAATTGCTCTTTCAGAATGAATGGGCTGTAAGTAGACAGCATAGTTTGCAATGCAGTTTTAAGGCCTATGGAGCCATGTTTACATGTCTTCCCCACCCAGGAAACAGGGTTGTTTCTCTACGTGGTAGAAATTTGAAAgatgaaatacatttaaaataagacTGAGAAAATGGGACATGGGCTTTCCCAAGTATGACTACTCATCAATGCTCCTTTAAAAGTTACTTTTGTAAGTTGATAATCTTTGGAACCTACAAGAACAACTGAAGTTTAGATAAGGGAGTTTTTCAGGGTGCTTGCGGTAGAATGACTAAATTTTGTCACTGAACAGATTCAGAAGCTTCAAAAAGGACAAGTGTTCTCCAGCGGGAAATGCCAGGAACAGAGGCAATGGCTGCTGGAAATACTGAGGCATCAGTTTTCCTTAAAATCATTTCTCAAGCAGTGGGGTTTTTTGGCAGCTTTCTCTTTCCAAAGGAAACAATTCACTGCCTATATTTTGATCAATCCATTGCAGTCATATTTCATATACTTAATGTAATgcgggtgtgtgtgggggagctAAAGATATTATCTCCCCCACTTTAATCTGGGAATGCATACTGTTGAATTTAATCTTGAATGCATGTGGTGTGTCAGCAATATGTGATATTATGTGCTGTAGATCACTGCTTTAAATTGCATTTCTTATTCTAAACAAAGCGTTCATCATGTTTTGAAGAGTAATGTATACATGAAAAGCAAAAGGGGGCTGTTTTGCCTTCTTATATTTTTGCTGTACTTTGACTTGGATTTCTGTTGACAGTTAATGAAAGGAACAGATATAAGTtatattcctccctcccccaagTAACCTTTTGAATTAATTATAGGTTGAAAAGATTCAAACATAATACATTATTTTCAGAAGGGTCAAAGGTTAAAATGTTTAGATTACCAAGTGCCATTATTCTGCTAaagaaaaatttaactttagttgATAGTTTCCAATTCTTCTACTCTCTTTTGTCTTTCTTCCCTGACTTTGATTTGAATCTGGAGTTTGTCAGAAGAATTGTAGCTAAAGTAATCctcattttaaattattactattacaTTAAGTAGTAGTTACTTTGTATAGGCACTCTCATTAAAGTAAAGCTAATGTCAAATTTAATTCCAATATTACTGAAACTCAGGAATGTTTCCCAGTGATTCACTGTAATTATTGAATATTCAGAATAATTTTGAATAATATGTATAATGTAGGTTAGACTTCTTGAGCTCTAAAGCCATCCATTACAGACAACTTCAAAAAGTTTCTTTGTTCTGTAGAAAAATTAAGAAGGGACCTAGCTGTATGTCTTTATTTTTCTAGAGAACTAATATGATTCCCATATAATTCAACAGTCTTTTTTAATAATAGAAACTATGACCATTGTACAGAAAACTGCATGAATAGTTTTATAACTAAGGACTTTGGGCTTTCAAGTGTTTAGTAGTAGTTCATTGTGCAACATATTAAACTATGTTTGCATCCTTCTGATTTAATGGTGTGAAGATCACAGAAATGATTATGACCAAGGtgacaggattaaaaaaaaaaaactattgggATGACCAAGCCTATGGTTATACCTAGAGTAGCTTTTTAAGATCCAGATCCatgtattctacataacaaaaacCAAGTcttagttaaaaagaaatattgctgTAATTCAGACcagttaatgtattttttttgaaaaaattagaTCACAGGttaaacttgttttttaaaaaaatctgtatgtAGTTGTATGCACATAATATGCAGAAAGTCTAATTTACATACTGATGATTGGTAGCTTGCTATCAAACTGTAATGTTTGTGCAAACTGCAAATCTTCATCTTAAAGAGgttatagtttatttttttaaatattgaataaaatatatattgtatctTCTCAACATATAAAAATTACAATGTTGGGGTGATGACTTACTTATAGAATTAGTAAAGTGATTGTTTTCTT
It encodes the following:
- the HYCC2 gene encoding hyccin 2 isoform X1 gives rise to the protein MKMLGSERGVVEEWLSEFKVLPEMQISNYAATLHRKKILVPALYKVIQDPNNEFLEPVCHQLFELYRSSEVRLKRFTLQFLPELIWVYLRLTVSKDRQSNGCIEALLLGIYNLEIADKDGNNKILSFTIPSLSKPSIYHEPSTIGSMALTEAALCQHDLIRVVYSDLHPQRETFTAQNRFEVLSFLMLCYNSAIVYMPASSYQSLCKMGSRLCVSGFPRQNEKCWKEDGCRVVLDPDFMVQLLTGIYYAVYNGQWELGQEALDDIIYRAQLELYSQPLLVANAMKNSLPFDAPDTSQGGQKVLKVEVTPTVPRISRTAITTASIRRHRWRREDGFDFSNDADMSIPGSPILHGSTDLGIKRKEEGNVLMLRTPEHGSPEPNLTSATKEDAEGVSGREESVNFNDADEGFSSGASLSSQPPGTKPSSTSQRGSLRKGVVGLLAKDKEIILATKSTDSPRESARKQYLHQSIDLSTDAIEITPTKKHLSLPAGQVVPKASSVSLIRTASASSSKSFDYVNGSQTGSNVGIGSDGVTNLAAGNSNRFSTISLQEDRLSQGGNGKDVHSPGAPLTKQSRSPSFNMQLISQV